From a region of the Paraburkholderia hospita genome:
- a CDS encoding DUF2946 family protein, with protein sequence MDDIVKQALAKWPNVPHCTGWLLLDRRGNWRMRDEAAQAAGAPGEPIRHTALLGFINRNYEADGTGQWFFQNGPQRVYVELGYTPFVVRLARDDVSGKLVLTDQGGKAFEPAAVYLDDEGGILFIDRSTPARTAVLHDHDLDLFSEHTDLASDGQSGDFHWRVGEVLKLEALRKAEVEKRFGFVASPAAHVAAGSASSQDNR encoded by the coding sequence ATGGATGACATCGTCAAGCAGGCCCTGGCCAAATGGCCAAACGTGCCGCATTGCACCGGCTGGCTGCTGCTCGACCGGCGCGGCAACTGGCGTATGCGCGATGAAGCGGCGCAAGCCGCAGGCGCGCCCGGCGAGCCGATCCGGCATACCGCCCTGCTCGGCTTCATCAACCGCAACTACGAAGCCGACGGAACAGGCCAATGGTTCTTCCAGAACGGGCCGCAGCGTGTATATGTCGAACTCGGCTACACGCCGTTCGTCGTGCGGCTCGCTCGCGATGACGTTAGCGGAAAACTCGTGTTGACGGATCAGGGCGGCAAGGCGTTCGAGCCGGCCGCCGTGTATCTCGACGACGAAGGCGGCATTCTTTTCATCGATCGCTCCACGCCCGCGCGTACCGCGGTGCTGCACGACCACGATCTCGATCTTTTCTCCGAGCACACGGATCTTGCGAGCGACGGTCAAAGCGGTGATTTCCACTGGCGTGTCGGCGAGGTCTTGAAGCTCGAGGCCTTGCGCAAGGCCGAGGTCGAGAAGCGCTTCGGATTCGTCGCAAGTCCTGCAGCGCATGTCGCTGCGGGCAGCGCCTCGTCCCAAGACAACCGCTAG
- the moaC gene encoding cyclic pyranopterin monophosphate synthase MoaC, with product MPELTHFDAAGQAHMVDVGGKAETKRIAVARGTIRMLPATFDLIRKGEAKKGDVIGIARIAAIQGAKRTADLIPLCHPLALTRVAVDFELDESGPAVHCRVQVETLGRTGVEMEALTAVQVGLLTVYDMCKAVDRGMTITDVKVMEKHGGKSGDWVAE from the coding sequence ATGCCCGAACTCACTCATTTCGACGCAGCCGGCCAGGCGCATATGGTCGACGTCGGCGGCAAGGCGGAAACGAAACGCATCGCGGTCGCGCGCGGAACGATCCGTATGCTGCCCGCCACGTTCGATCTGATCCGCAAAGGCGAAGCGAAGAAAGGCGACGTGATCGGCATCGCGCGTATCGCCGCGATCCAGGGCGCGAAGCGCACCGCCGATCTGATTCCCTTGTGTCATCCGCTGGCGCTTACCCGCGTTGCGGTCGATTTCGAGCTCGACGAGTCGGGCCCAGCGGTGCATTGCCGCGTACAGGTCGAGACGCTCGGCAGGACGGGGGTCGAGATGGAAGCGCTGACGGCCGTGCAGGTCGGGCTGCTAACGGTCTATGACATGTGTAAAGCCGTCGATCGCGGGATGACCATCACCGATGTGAAGGTGATGGAGAAGCATGGGGGGAAGTCGGGGGATTGGGTGGCGGAGTGA
- a CDS encoding M48 family metalloprotease: MRLKRFLAALLSVTLAVPPAIIAQPSNLSELPLVTGPLDTYGATAVPPDIAQGVFGLYGGAQSRFSGNPGGNASLRAPMSTQQLPDLGDGSGGSLTPQAERKLGERVMREVRADPDYIDDWLVRDYLNSISEKLAAAASAQFIGGYRPDFDLFAMRDAQINAFSLPGGFIGVNTGLIVATQTESELASVVGHEMGHVLQRHIARMITAGEHSGYAALAGMLLGVLAGVLAHSGDLGSAIAIGGQAYAVDNQLRFSRAAEHEADRVGFQMLAGAGYDPYGMVSFFERLDRASMSDAGAPAYARTHPLTGERIADMSDRARRSPYRQPRQSSEYTFVRARARVLQDRSRSEYADDISRMRSEIEDRTALNVAGNWYGIAYAQMLLERYDDASASLATARSAFDAKVRAEGDPSRSSPSLDVLAVDIARRAGRNDEAVRLAEIAQKRWPQSHAAIEMRLQTLLTARRFGEAQAQAQRETRADPQQPVWWRYLAQASVGTGDALTQHRALAEKFALEGAWPSAIRQLKEARDIKSVGYYDLATIDARLHEFEARYKEEREDEKNSS, from the coding sequence ATGCGTCTGAAACGGTTTCTCGCTGCATTGTTGTCCGTCACGCTCGCCGTCCCGCCCGCGATCATCGCGCAGCCGTCGAACCTGTCGGAACTGCCGCTCGTCACCGGGCCGCTCGACACGTACGGCGCGACAGCCGTGCCGCCCGACATCGCGCAAGGTGTGTTCGGCCTCTACGGCGGCGCGCAGTCGCGCTTCTCGGGCAACCCCGGCGGCAACGCAAGCCTGCGCGCGCCGATGTCGACCCAGCAGTTGCCCGATCTCGGCGACGGCTCGGGCGGCTCGCTCACGCCGCAAGCCGAACGCAAGCTCGGCGAACGCGTGATGCGCGAAGTCCGCGCCGATCCGGACTATATCGACGACTGGCTCGTACGCGACTATCTGAACTCGATCTCCGAAAAGCTCGCGGCGGCTGCAAGTGCGCAGTTCATCGGCGGCTATCGTCCGGATTTCGATCTGTTCGCGATGCGCGACGCGCAGATCAACGCGTTCTCGCTGCCGGGGGGCTTTATCGGCGTGAACACCGGGCTGATCGTCGCGACGCAGACGGAATCGGAGCTCGCGTCCGTCGTCGGGCACGAAATGGGTCACGTGCTGCAACGGCACATCGCGCGGATGATCACGGCGGGCGAGCACAGTGGCTACGCGGCGCTCGCGGGCATGCTGCTCGGCGTGCTGGCGGGCGTCCTCGCGCATAGCGGCGATCTGGGCAGTGCGATCGCCATTGGCGGGCAGGCCTATGCCGTCGACAACCAGCTGCGCTTCTCGCGCGCGGCCGAGCACGAAGCGGACCGCGTTGGCTTCCAGATGCTCGCGGGCGCGGGTTACGACCCATACGGGATGGTGTCGTTCTTCGAACGGCTCGATCGCGCGTCGATGAGCGACGCCGGCGCGCCCGCCTACGCGCGCACGCACCCGCTGACGGGCGAGCGTATCGCCGACATGTCCGACCGCGCGCGCCGTTCGCCGTACCGGCAGCCGCGCCAGTCGTCGGAATACACGTTCGTGCGCGCGCGGGCGCGCGTGCTGCAGGACCGCTCGCGCAGCGAATACGCGGACGACATCTCGCGGATGCGATCCGAAATCGAAGACCGTACCGCGCTCAACGTGGCGGGCAACTGGTACGGCATCGCGTACGCGCAGATGCTGCTCGAGCGATACGACGACGCTTCGGCTTCGCTGGCGACCGCGCGCTCTGCGTTCGACGCCAAAGTGCGCGCCGAGGGCGATCCTTCACGCAGTTCGCCGAGCCTAGACGTACTTGCCGTCGATATCGCCCGGCGCGCCGGACGCAACGACGAAGCCGTGCGTCTCGCGGAAATCGCGCAAAAGCGCTGGCCGCAATCGCACGCGGCCATCGAGATGCGTCTGCAGACGCTGCTCACCGCACGTCGTTTCGGCGAGGCGCAAGCGCAGGCGCAACGCGAGACGCGCGCCGATCCGCAGCAGCCCGTCTGGTGGCGTTATCTTGCGCAGGCGAGCGTCGGAACGGGTGACGCGCTGACGCAGCATCGCGCGCTTGCGGAGAAGTTCGCGCTGGAAGGGGCGTGGCCGTCGGCGATCCGGCAGTTGAAGGAAGCGCGCGACATTAAATCGGTCGGCTACTACGACCTCGCGACGATCGACGCGCGGCTGCATGAGTTCGAGGCGCGCTATAAGGAAGAGCGCGAGGACGAGAAGAACAGCAGCTAG
- a CDS encoding PglL family O-oligosaccharyltransferase, with the protein MPNPFARYLSLFLLACALILPYAVVNHTYPIPTFYAEFTALSLYLLLGAGIAFLVSTARPRVAFASPVVALVPLGFGLVLVAQSLVLPVAQPSMNWLGAGFLLAAFMATHAGFGFSRANLTENAFTVAAFALVVGGLFAVFCQTIQLFHLEVKVTPLVVAYSVMTERRPFGNMAQANHLATYIAFATAGAMYLVQTRRINVFIWLLVTAIFSGGLALTVSRGPWLQMGVIVVAGFWMAFAEQRRNPSRRRSNREWLIPVVLAVLFFAVNAAIRWANVHYDLGLAQSAAERMKDSSQIAPRLALWKYGWTMFRTHPLLGVGWGEFPRYQFDLAKALGGVEIANNSHDIFIDLLAKTGLIGLGIVLLGLAAWFVRVVRAPHTAARVFGLALIGVLVMHALVEYPQQYMFFLLPAMFVIGLLDTKPLRLIPGGMSFGAFLVIVFGGLAALYPIYRDYARSEVLYYGSHPFDQYREDPSFLFGAWGEYGMATLLPMNAQDLPHKLAMHRQAMALLPGETVLRRYAVLQALSGDTNGAFDTVDRLKIFAEELHDWPSQLAYLYDLCDQQKTLAAFKAELMKKYGTPPKDINNDDEEGDDED; encoded by the coding sequence ATGCCCAACCCCTTCGCACGCTATCTTTCACTGTTCTTATTGGCGTGTGCGTTGATCCTGCCGTATGCAGTCGTCAACCACACCTATCCGATTCCGACCTTCTACGCCGAGTTCACGGCGCTGTCGCTCTATCTGCTGCTGGGCGCGGGTATCGCGTTTCTGGTGTCGACGGCACGGCCGCGCGTCGCGTTCGCGTCGCCCGTCGTCGCGCTGGTGCCGCTGGGCTTCGGGCTCGTGCTGGTCGCGCAGTCGCTCGTGCTGCCCGTCGCGCAGCCATCGATGAACTGGCTCGGCGCCGGCTTCCTGCTTGCCGCGTTCATGGCGACGCACGCCGGCTTCGGTTTCAGCAGGGCGAATCTGACGGAAAACGCGTTCACGGTGGCGGCGTTCGCGCTGGTCGTGGGCGGCCTCTTTGCCGTGTTCTGCCAGACGATCCAGCTGTTTCACCTCGAGGTGAAGGTGACGCCGCTCGTGGTCGCATACAGCGTGATGACCGAGCGCCGCCCGTTCGGCAACATGGCGCAGGCCAATCACCTCGCGACGTACATCGCGTTCGCAACTGCGGGCGCGATGTACCTCGTGCAGACGCGGCGTATCAACGTATTCATCTGGCTGCTCGTGACGGCGATCTTTTCGGGCGGGCTGGCGCTGACCGTGTCGCGCGGACCTTGGCTGCAGATGGGCGTGATCGTCGTCGCGGGGTTCTGGATGGCGTTTGCCGAGCAGCGCCGCAATCCGTCGCGCCGCCGCAGCAATCGCGAGTGGCTGATTCCCGTCGTGCTCGCCGTGTTGTTTTTCGCGGTGAATGCCGCGATCCGCTGGGCGAACGTTCACTACGATCTCGGTCTGGCCCAGTCGGCTGCCGAGCGCATGAAGGATTCGAGCCAGATCGCGCCGCGTCTCGCGCTGTGGAAGTACGGCTGGACGATGTTCCGCACCCATCCGTTGCTGGGCGTCGGTTGGGGCGAATTTCCGCGCTATCAGTTCGATCTGGCGAAAGCGCTGGGCGGCGTCGAGATTGCCAACAACTCGCACGACATCTTCATCGATCTGCTCGCGAAGACGGGCCTGATCGGACTGGGTATCGTGCTGCTCGGTCTCGCTGCGTGGTTCGTGCGCGTCGTGCGCGCGCCGCATACGGCCGCGCGCGTGTTCGGTCTCGCGCTGATCGGCGTGCTGGTGATGCATGCGCTCGTCGAGTATCCGCAGCAGTACATGTTCTTCCTGCTGCCGGCGATGTTCGTGATCGGTCTGCTCGACACGAAGCCGCTGCGGCTGATTCCGGGCGGCATGTCGTTCGGCGCGTTCCTTGTGATCGTGTTCGGTGGACTGGCTGCGCTCTATCCGATCTATCGCGACTATGCGCGCTCCGAAGTGCTGTATTACGGCTCGCATCCGTTCGACCAGTATCGTGAAGACCCGTCGTTCCTGTTCGGTGCGTGGGGTGAGTACGGGATGGCGACGCTCCTGCCGATGAACGCGCAGGATCTGCCGCACAAGCTCGCGATGCACCGCCAGGCGATGGCGCTGTTGCCGGGCGAAACGGTGCTGCGCCGTTATGCGGTGTTGCAAGCGTTGAGCGGCGACACCAACGGCGCGTTCGATACCGTCGACCGTCTGAAGATCTTCGCCGAGGAGTTGCATGACTGGCCTTCGCAGCTCGCGTATCTGTACGATTTGTGTGATCAGCAGAAGACGCTGGCGGCGTTCAAGGCGGAACTGATGAAGAAGTACGGCACGCCGCCGAAGGACATCAACAACGACGACGAAGAGGGCGACGACGAGGATTGA